Part of the Lolium rigidum isolate FL_2022 chromosome 6, APGP_CSIRO_Lrig_0.1, whole genome shotgun sequence genome, CGGGATAATGAATTTCTGCCTGATTCTAGGAAACATCAAACGAGACATCAGACATGCACTTGGGAATGGAGACATACGTGTAGTTAGCTATAGCTCGACTGGCAACCTGACGTGACGGTCTGAATGTGCTCGATCCTTTTGGCCTTTTGGCTTTTTAACCTCTCCCTTTTTGCCATGGACGGAGAAGCGACATGATCTTACTGCTACTTGATGTTTTGTTTTTGTCTCGGCCTGTTCGGTGGCATTCGTGCTTTGGCTTGTCCGGCGCGGTTCCTCGGCGAATTTGAACCATGATTTTGCAAGTGAACCAACCAACGCGTAGCGTTTGTGAGCTTGCTTCTGGGAATTTGCGCAGCCTGGTAGGTAGCAGAAGAACATTTTCCGTTCAGAAAAAGAAGAAACAAACTGAAATCGCCGCCTTGTCCCGATCGAAACATGCAGCTGCTATCTCTTCTACTGCCCCGGTTCGTTTTGTTTTCCCTTAACTCCTCTGTTTGTACTCCACCTTTGAATTAAATTCCATAAGGAAAATTTTAAACAAGGCATTTTTTCCatttttattaattaagaagaaggtttTAGAACAACTAATTGCCTAGTATTAGACCTAGAGCTTTATGAAAAGGTCTACCCTCAAGGAATTACATTACTCATTTTTTTTACGCGTCACATTTTTTTTACGCGTCGCTAAGCTCCACTTCTTTACGTCCTCTTTGATTTTCATGATCACAAAAAAATATATGGCAAAAACATATGATCGTATCTTTCTTTCAAAAAAATTCATGAGATGAGCATGATTAATGATCGTGTGCTTTGGATGTTCTTTATGGCCCAGTCCAGGGCTCTGTGGCTGATTAGGAACAAACTAACCGTGGAGTCTAAAGTTATCACGCATCCCGCTGACGTTATTTCTAAAATTTTGTCTTCCTGCAATTGTGAATGCACATTGTGGATGCACTTGTTGAGACCCCTAGATCGTCATTGTCTGCGTCAGATGGTCAGCGCTCTCAAGCGGTTGCACGCAGCAAACACGCCCCTTGATGTCTAGGAATTGGCTGATATGGGCTGTTTTCGGTCTGTTAGGGGAGGACCGACCCCATGGTTTGTGTTCTTACTTTCGGCTAAGTTGTATGATGCAACATGTAACGTACCTGTGTTAAATCTTGGcgtgctttattaatttaaacttTTGTACTTTCATCTATTAATAATGGCATAGCCttccttccttttccttttccttttctttttcacaGACGACCTCCATCAACCATTTATTGACGGAGGGTTCATTGTTCGAAAATTCCAAGGGTTTTTTTTAAAGAGGGGCAAAAGATTTGCCTCTATTCATTAAATAAGTAGGAGAGTCTTGAAAAGACAAAGCAAACCACAAAAAGAGGAGATACTAAGACAAAACTCAAATGCTTTGCACTCGCGGCGATCCAAAACTTGGCCTCATCCTTGATGATTTGAAGTAAGATGTTCCAAAATTCCATAAGGGTTTAATCTTTGCATACAAAATAATAATTAAAATCACGAGAGATTATACTCTCATCTATTATTTGCTGACCTTGCATCCTCATGCAGACACATCTGCTTGCATGCATGTCCCCTCTCCCTTAAAAAAGAGGTGCATACATGCACAACATGGTTGTAACGAATCAAACAGGCGTGAGTGTGAGTGGCACACCTGAACGTACACAaaggcatgcatgcatgcatgataaAATTCCGAGATTCTAGTGCACACTACTCATGAGCAATCAAGATATGGTGGTTTCTGTTCCTTTTGACCACCCAACTAATCGGAGGCTAGTACCATTGTACTAACCATGCATGATAAAATCTCTGCCATTGGCATCATGCACATCTCATGCATGCATGACTACTTAAAACCGGAATTTATTTTTTTATCAACAAATTAAGTTTAAAGTATGTGATTTACTCTTACAATAGTAGCATGCACACTTGCATTACACATCATGCATGCAGTGCATGGGATTGCAAGGTGGTTTCTCTAGGCACCTCACTCACCACTCTAGCTATCTAGGCGCACAGTACAGTCCTTGAATCTAGACCAGCATCTGCATGCAGCCAAGTGATGGGTAACTAGAAACGCAAAGCTGGGAGATGCAGGCAGGATCCAAATGGGGCATGCAACCATTGGAAGTACTGAGATAAATATTATTCCTCTTTGATTTAACCTCTAGCATGCAGGTGTCTAGCGTACTAGCACTACTCAACACACAGATGTTACATGCCTCCAGGCGCCAACCACCTTATTCCTTCTCACTCACACAGTCACGCTCTCTTAAGAGATAGACAGATAAAGTGTGTGTATATGTGTGTTGGAGAGAGATGCAAAGAAACTTACATGCACATAGCAACAAGTTTCATGAACCAGGAGCACTTGCCTTTCTGCAACGTGAAAGAAGGAACTTTATCCGCTGCCTATAAATACCAGTACGTGAGTGTGTGTGGAGTAGAGGGGAAGAGAACGATCGACCAAAGTGAGTGATATCGAGCTAGATAGACAGAGAAGCTGCAACCAAAGCTCGGAGTAATGGAGGGCGTGAAGCCGATGGCAATGGAGGTGGCCGGAGCCGGGAGGGAGAAGGGTGACTCGGCGGCGGCCGTGGCAGCCGGGAGGAGGGGGTGCATCCGCACGACGAGGGGCCCGTGGACTGTGCGGCGGcaggggcggggcggcgcggtgACGACGTCGCTGAGGCACCCAACGCCGCGAGAGCGGGAGAACAACCGGCAGCgggagcggcggaggcggcagGTGGCCACGAGGATCTACGCCGGGCTGCGCGCCAACGCCGGGTACGCGCTGCCCAAGCACGCCGACCAGAACGACGTGCTCCGGGCGCTCTGCGCCGAGGCCGGgtacctcgtcgacgacgacggcaaCGTCGCGCGCTGCCACGAGGTATCTATCGACTTCTAACCTCTACGGCGTGCGTTTATTCTCACACATGTTTTTCTGTTCATAAGATATCTCCCAAATATACCCTGTTGGTTACACACATGTTTTTCTGTTCATAAGGCTGCTGAGGCATTTTCAAATAAAcaaacacaaatttgcattgagctaGTGTGAAATATCAGAGGACACAAATGTTCTTTGCACATACATAGCTAAACACGTACTGGACAATTTGCAGACTGGAAATATCGAAATGGTTTTTGGGGGCTGGAATATCAAACTGTCTTTtaatgaaaaagaaaacagaaataccTTGACTGGTACGATGGGGCCAGGAAAAATGCTTTGTGCAGTGCACGAATGCACGATATGTGTTTAGCATTTTGATTTCTCTTTTCTAAGAAACCAGTTTGATACTACTAATCTACTTCTTTGGATCTACCAAATCACACCCAGCTTTATCAGTAAATTATCTGTTTTTGCTTGTCTGAAACCCATCGTGTTCCTAACACATTTTGCTACTCTGTTCCTCTCCTCTGCAGCGTTCTTCAGGCGCCGGTACCGGCGACGGCGCAAGCGGCAGCTTCGACAACCTTCAGCTGTCCTCCTACAGCGGCGCCACGGAGGCAGCGGGATCCGTCCACcagcagccggagccggagcagAAGCACACGATATCGCTGGAGCTGACCCTCTCCTTCACCTACATGTAGCTGCCTAGTGGCCCTAGACTGATCACCCTCCGCTTCACTAATGAAGTAACTAGTACTACTAGGTTCAATCACACTAGCAGTGACAGTGATATGATAGTGCTAATTAAACTAGCAAGCTGGCTACTAGGTTGTCAACATGATTAAGGTTTCAAGTTGTGAATCAATCACCAGTGTCATTGTCAGCGTCATTTACAGTCCATGTATAAATTAATTCACACCGAGGCAATTCTGGAGCCATCCGTTCCAGAGCTGTTGTCGTAGGAATCTGTTTCAGAAAATTGCATGGAAACGGAAGCGGAACTGAAGTGGGCAGAGGACTGAGCAGAGCAGCCGTGCCACGGCAGCCCACATCAGATGAGCACGCGCGCGCAAGTAGAGGGAGAGAGTGGGGAATGGGATGAGCAGAAATGACAGTGGACCGTGAACTAAAGATCAAAGGTGTAAGAGCCTTTAGTGAACCTGTCGAAGTACAGCTAATTCAGAGCAAGAAGAGAGAAAAATTACACGGTAGAGAAAAACCGGTTCGGCCGAGACCTGACCCAGGGAGAGGCCCTGGGTTGGGGATTGTTGCGGACCCTTCTTCCGGAGGGGTCCTCCAGGCGGGGTGGATTCTCTCTCATGGCGTTTAGCTGCATCTGCCATCGTTCTTGATTAGATTAGCATATATGGTCCGGTTTAGATGTCTCTGTTTTTCAAGGCACCGCTTCCTCTTAAGACAATTTTTTTTCTCCTTTCGCAACTGCTTAGAGACCACCTTCCctcttctaattttttttttgtgaaagagAGACCTCCTTCCCTCTGGTGCGGAGGTTGCTAAGCGGAACATGCCAGGTAATGGTTTGTGTCTGTTATGTGTGGTTCCGGAATCGACGACACACATCATGTTCGTTTGGCCCGCTGCCCATTTTCTTTGGAGCTTCATCCATGAGGCTTTGGAGCCTCAGTGGCAGGCCTCAGACCTCGAGGAGTTCATTGAGGCCTACGCAAACAATACTGGTAGGAGGATGTACCTCTTCTGGTTATTGTTCGCAGCTTTAACCTGAACCTTATGGACTGTACGTTAACATGATGGTGATAGTGTATCTTTCTTCGATGTGCTTCTGACCCTGTCTTTAAATTTTTGGCTTTGTTGTAGCAGTGGTACCCGCTATGTAGACAGCGGGACATGGATCATCTGGATGGCATGTTGGAGGATCTTCTAGCGGCGGCACGTCGCTTATCTACAccatccagttgatgagtttcccTATGTTTTAGGGTTGTATCGcttgttttatcttttcttttggGCGTGTTGTGATGTGGCCCCAGCTGACCTTATGGTGTCTGTTAGTTTCTGCTTGTACTCGAACCTTGTATGGatgtggttgctttatttataaagccgggCGAAAGCCTATGTCAAGGAGGAGGAGAATTGGCACTAGCAAGCCGATCGATCGATCGGTTAGGTCGCGGGGCTTTtgggtcgggggggggggggggggggcactgtGGCTAGGACGGGTGAAAATGGGTAAAAAAATCATGTTGTGTATTTTGTTTGGTTGCCCACAAGGGATTTTTACGGCCCGTGAGAGAAAGGGTGCGGTTGTTGGAAggatgagatgtcgcctagagggggtgaataggcgtttcaaAAACTATTAcgaatttggcttgtaagaatgtgaaattaaactaacgtttattttacaagcacaaaacatAAATATGATAGGCTCAAATAAGTGCAACAATAACAACTAAAACTAAGCAaggtaggcacaagatatatgaacacaagtgatatgtcgtcgtggtgaacagacagatgccataggatggcttaagttggggccgaatggacgcaagaggattcgggggagggttgacTGCTGTCTGTTTTGCTGAGGGTGTACCggcaaggcgtttgccccggtaagcggtggtggtggtggtagctgctgctgacgcggcatgtccggtggtggcatcatagcattgcccccttgtccttgggtgtcttttaccgcccccttttgcatcaagtacttggtccaggtacaatcttttgtcaggtggttcgatgggtgagccggattcggcgtgtgccaccggcaaggttgatccatggcagcttccatggtgtatttcgcgggttcttgccagttctttttctggccccagggtttcttttcgacccactgtttcttaggaccagcccatggctgcgatccggttctttgcctctggctgccgctggcatcagagttttcctgcactgcagcaacttgctgcgagccataccttcgatccgggaaatcttccctccttttgttgttccggttgtcccggtattgctgctgaggtgggtttgattgttccggctcagcttgtatcgccggttgcattgggtctcccaacgcatagttttccgccacacgcatcatcttcgccaacgttgttggcatgttcctctgtagcctttgccacaaaggtgaacctcgccggcatccttggctaaaccaagcaatggcctgcgcttctatcactccttcacaagagtttctggtggaattccaccgggtcaggtaatcccggtctgtttcctgcgggcgctgtacgcacaaagcgagctgctgaggcctgtttggccttctgtaggtgctgctgaagttgcttacaaaagcttcctcaaagtccaaccagccatttatgcttcctcccggcaagttgttcagccagattcttgccggtcctactaggaacgtcggcacaattctcacggcccaacgccggtttcctcctccagctatgactcctccgccaccagcaacgtataccgcggtcacgtaatccgcgagccgctcttccggcttagtggtgccatcgtatgttttggtgtcacggggcaactgaaagttgcgaactggtggtggctctttcatgattcttgggccaaagcattttggacccggaggaccctctgcctcaatcatttcagacaggtacactctgtccagacggtgcctcgcatcccgttccggcaagtttctttctcccaaccgctcgcCCAAAGGTttgcggtaagcggtgagtcttgttgaatcagcctcctcgtaacgttctggtgccgcggcccttgcctgctggtaccttggtggaggcatctcttcctcatcatacgctgcccttgcagccggatagttttgcccggtttcgtgtctaccggcatgattgtttccggcatagccttccttggcgtagcctctctctaccccttggctttttctaccggcatcgtgttgcccggcttgttgtttaccggcaaggaccggatcgtacacagtcatctgccgtgcattcacttctttttctcttcttctgtccggatggggggacgaggcctgcccatgggacttgcttccggcattctttgttgaacgcgcggatttcgaggctatagccttgttcagcttagctagctgctcagcgttccgctgctctacggtatctagcagctctccgacacgctcttgttgttttgccgcagcctctccggtaagcgagtcacacggatctgcagcagccttagcagcttttatggttttatccgggctactgtacttaggtttctctacaatgctagcagatgcagaggtactcttgccggtaagaacttccttacgcaaatcctgatctagattgcgagccttaagccgattttccggtatcctagcagcatgagcgctaacagaagcaaagccatgggcagcgttatactcacgtacggttaggttcagctcgcgctgcgccctgacgacgtccttgccgctctcgagtatcttctggcgatgtgcctccagctccgcctgagccgttgccgggtcgatgttctgcgcgatgggcgttgccagcacgttcatcgccgcttggagaggtgttgccggtggtgcggaagacgctcccggtgcgccggtgtcgcgctccagcggcggcttggccgcacgggtcgcagccgcacgaccaacaacttcgtccgcagcctccttgcccgcgccggctgcgccagccatcatcacctcgacgctgccggcggcgcggccagcacagagccaccttggcgggtccggtgccaccagcaccggcgagaggcgctggcgcacggggacggtgccgaagtagacgcggtggctgccgaactcgatgatgcggccgttcttggggaagatgccgccgttggcgaagcagcccgcgttgtcgttgatgaagtcgatggagtagaagctttggacgagcgcagacactgtccgctcgccggcgaactcgaggatgcccgcccgaatatgtattccagcatgcgccacttcatgccccacggtgggcgccaactgtcgtcgtggtgaacaaacagatgccataggatggcttaagttggggccgaatggacgcaagaggattcgggggagggtttgtgattagatgggatgaacttccggatggtttcctcaagaacttagccaaagctagaggttgaagaagaaagacataaggaagaactcgctctagatcatcatctttattgatctcaacaggctacaagtttctTAGTACAGGTTCTCCTGCGTCCATGCGCGTGTGTGTAAGAAAGGCTgcgtcctctccttatataggggagagggtggcttacagggcaagaaaccctaatgacatctttgactagacaaactactttacaaagctactttaatcatagaagacaccggagtcctctttaatcagagacgctgacgtcctccggcttctttgaccgtcatcNNNNNNNNNNNNNNNNNNNNNNNNNNNNNNNNNNNNNNNNNNNNNNNNNNNNNNNNNNNNNNNNNNNNNNNNNNNNNNNNNNNNNNNNNNNNNNNNNNNNtaatcttatattctcattaattctaacttgaatggcatttgctgtagtaacaattttattatgataattctcattaggcaaaacttttgatttcaaaagatcaacatcagcagcaagactatcgactttagaagcaagtatatcaattttaccaagcttttcttcaacagatttgttaaaagcagtttgtgtactaataaattctttaagcatggcttcaagtccagggggtgaattcctattattgttgtaagaatttccataagaattaccatagccgttgccattattataagaatatggcctatagttgttactagaattgttccggtaagcattgttgttgaaattattatttttaatgaagtttacataaacatgttcttcttgtgcaaccaatgaagctaacggaacattattaggatcaatattagtcctatcattcacaagcatagacataatagcatcaactttatcattcaaggaagaggattcttcaacagaatttaccttcttaccttgtggagctctttccgtgtgccattcagagtaattaaccatcatattatcaagaagctttgttgcttcaccaagagtgatggacataaaggtacctccagcagctgaatccaataaattccgtgaagaaaaatttagtcctgcatagaaggtttggatgatcatccaagtagtcagtccatgggttgggcaatttttaaccagagatttcattctttcccaagcttgagcaacatgttcattatctaattgtttaaaattcattatgctactccttaaagatataattttagcagggggataatatctaccaataaaagcatccttgcatttagtccatgaatcaatactattcttaggcagagatagcaaccaatctttagctcttcctcttaatgagaaagggaacaattttaattttataatgtcaccatctacatctttatatttttgcatttcacatagttcaaccaaattattgagatgggcagcagcatcatcagaactaacaccagaaaattgctctcgcataacaagattaagtaaagcaggtttaatttcaaagaattctgctgtagtagcaggtggagcaataggtgtgcataagaaatcattattatttgtgctagcgaagtcacacaacttagtattttcaggggtagccattttagcaatagtaaataaagcaaactagataaagtaaatgcaagtaaactaatttttttgtgtttttgatatagcaaacaagacaagtaaataaagtaaagctagcaactaatttttttgtgttttgatataatgcagcaaacaaagtagtaaataaaataaagcaagacaaaaacaaagtaaagagattgagaagtggagactccccttgcgagcgatgtcttgatctccccggcaacggcgccggaaaaagagctggtgcgtagttgacgtgggagttagaaatctttgttgtgtagcttttcttcagttcccggcaacggcgccggaaaaagagcttgatggcgtgtatttcacacgttcgttgggcaaccccaagaggaaggtatgatgcgcacgagcagcaagttttccctcga contains:
- the LOC124664019 gene encoding protein BZR1 homolog 3-like, which encodes MEVAGAGREKGDSAAAVAAGRRGCIRTTRGPWTVRRQGRGGAVTTSLRHPTPRERENNRQRERRRRQVATRIYAGLRANAGYALPKHADQNDVLRALCAEAGYLVDDDGNVARCHERSSGAGTGDGASGSFDNLQLSSYSGATEAAGSVHQQPEPEQKHTISLELTLSFTYM